One Gossypium raimondii isolate GPD5lz chromosome 3, ASM2569854v1, whole genome shotgun sequence genomic window carries:
- the LOC105794428 gene encoding uncharacterized protein LOC105794428: MMLYNLLDGVKEILKIQKFRRIVSYTGFYCFVAVLSYAYTNNTTRAGYSRADQFYASYPAGTELLTDTAKLYKAALGNCFESEEWGPIEFCIMAKHFDRQGKSPYAYHSQYMAHLLSHGQLDGSG; the protein is encoded by the exons ATGATGCTCTATAATCTTCTCGACGGCGTCAAAGAAATTCTGAAGATTCAAAAGTTCCGAAGAATTGTTTCATACACTGGATTCTATTGCTTTGTTGCTGTTTTGAGCTACGCTTATACAAACAACAC AACTAGAGCTGGGTATTCGAGGGCTGATCAATTCTATGCCTCTTATCCTGCTGGAACCGAGCTTTTAACTGACACTGCTAAG TTATATAAAGCGGCATTAGGCAATTGCTTTGAATCAGAGGAATGGGGTCCGATTGAGTTCTGTATCATGGCTAAACACTTCGATCGTCAAGGGAAATCACCATATGCCTATCATTCG CAATACATGGCCCACCTACTTTCTCATGGTCAACTAGATGGAAGTGGCTAG